In one window of Schistosoma haematobium chromosome 5, whole genome shotgun sequence DNA:
- a CDS encoding hypothetical protein (EggNog:ENOG410VZFN): MWSILSVTATSAFNASAGTLSGPAALPLLICLMVILVSSIVGGPTLIGRSVCVALILGGFSGAGRFKSSLKCSTHLFCCSSMLVITSPSLHFTGRSGLR; the protein is encoded by the coding sequence atgtggagtatcctttcAGTTACCGCGACGTCTGCTTTTAATGCCTCTGCTGGAacgttgtctggtcctgctgctttgccactcttgatttgtctgatggtcatacTAGTCTcatcaattgttggtgggccaacattgattgggaggtccgtgtgtGTTGCTTTaatattgggtgggttcagtggggctggtcgattcaagagttctttgaagtgttctacccacctgttttgttgctcttcgaTGTtagtgattacctcgccttccttgcatttcactggtcgttctggtttacggtga